The genomic region gcgttccccggtcgaaccactgttgctcgccggtcgatcaacaatcgctctgctggagtgacgttcggttgcggagcagagcgacagtctgtacgcacctataagTGCTGACTTTTAAAAACAGGAACGAAAATTCGATTGCTATGAACGTGGAGAGGTTGGAAGTTGAAGAAAATATGAGAATCCTACACTTCTAGTGGAGCACAGGTTTATTCCAAACTaaatgtagctctgctacaagtaatggcatcaaaattaataaattatagcaGAACTTTATTTAACaaagctatatgtagctctacTGCTACACAAAATAAGCGTTAAATTtacttatagcagagctacatctagCAGAACTATATGTAGCTGagagagctatatgtagctcaaattgtatatagctctgtcagctacatagttctgctatagtgaggtccacgttataatggcagtgagctatatgtagctctacTGCTACACAAAATAAGCGTTAAATTtacttatagcagagctacatctagCAGAACTATATGTAGCTGagagagctatatgtagctcaaattgTATATAGCTGTCAGCTACATAgttctgctatagtgaggtccacgttataatggcagtgagctatatgtagctctacTGCTACACAAAATAAGCGTTAAATTTACTTATAACAGAGCTACATCTAGCAGAACTATATGTAGCTGagagagctatatgtagctcaaattgtatatagctctgtcagctacatagttctgctatagtgaggtccacgttataatggcagtgaagagagataggagaaaaacgttctATCCTCTGTCtcatcaatgccttctatagacggtagctgatacaggattattgatgtaataataactgttcattcttgttttaaataaccaattatttttttaaataattccataatgaattttcataataaactaAGATGGAGATATCGgtgaccgagcttcgctctggagtacaaaagcataaaaaatttattacgaaagttgaaattataataatatgcaaAGTTCATGCAGAAATGCTTTATctaatcacaataaattgagattaattcccagaggaatacaaaatttccctcacaaaggcccagttgcacaaaagccggttaaattttaatcatgaataatttCACCTGacccaaatcagagaagaacatttcaaaaagatggttccATTGGAATTAATCTGTATTAAAGATAACccagcttttttgcaaccggcactaagtacctgatgaatgattacaaaagttcaacagctgagtcataattttgacacagtcccacacacatgaactcgctcactcacttccatcatcaacagacgacgaaataattattatcagctgtttttccaaggatgaataataactatcctttcaatgtccttcagcgagttttcccagagatgagacttagtgcaatcgaatttttatattataaacctactattttctgaatttcatgagaatcgttagagccgttttcgagatccggtaaaatacaaattaatatacaaacagaaattgctcgtttaatagtgtaggatattttgttaattcattatcaattctacattgttaaaagttgatctgtcaacagagcaaagcgagaagagagatagcgctatccgttttgttgaatgatagatagcaataccattgctaatcaaacactgccactgccattataacgtggacctcactatagcagaactatgtagctgacagagctatagGTAGTTCAAATCTCATATAGCTCATCAGCTACATTGTGTGTACTTagcttaaagctgcgtttacaccaaagttattaacaaaattttaataacttaatccttatagattctattggattgaatgtaacttatcatacacatgatgatcatactGTATCTGTTTGTCAGGTTCcgttcaatttaataaaatctataacgattaagttattaacattttcttaataactttgtgtaaacgcggctttagccagctctttccattattaattataaatttcaaatctatatataaaagcgaaatggcactcactcactgactgactgactgactgactcactcactcactcactcacataactaaaaatctaccggactaaaaacgttcaaatttggtaggaatgttcagttggccctttagaggcgcactaagaaatcttttggcaatattttaactctaagggttgtttttaagggttaaagttcgtctttttgcatgtatattcttcttctcccgatctcttaattataattggaatttccatatcatatgttactatagaactataatctagatagagtacctcttcgaaacagttgttaactggcaactaaattaataattttgtcaggttggcattaagttgagttgactttttaggttggcaccaagttgaagatttaatgcatttatcgcggaaaaattgattgggcactgctacttcaatcctgggaatattatattactagccgtcaggctcgcttcgctcgccatatccgtttagccagacggttagtctggacctccgactggattgttctaacatatgataaaaatgcaggcgagcgaagcgagcctgctgatctcattcttggacgatccagccgggggtccagggggcggagccccctggctagacggatatggcgagcgaagcgagcctgacggctagtttgaTTATAGATTTCAAATATACTATAAGGTATGCTATGATATGAGACGTTTATGTTGTTTTGAAGTTAATGGTGAACATATTTCTGAAATCTTTTGGTTGATATCAATTTCAGAGTCGGACGGCAGAGAGCCGTTGAGTTTGGATGAAATGGCGTCGCAAACTTTCCTGTTCATTCTCGCTGGACATGAGACTACTTCTGCATCTTTGTGTTTCCTGCTTTACGAGTTGGCTGTTAATCAAGAGATGCAGCAAAAACTGTATGATGAGATCAAAGCTGTGGATGGAGACATAACCTATGAAACTATTAAAGAACTGGAGTACATGGACATGATATTCAACGGTAAGTAGGAGTTGAGTATTCGTTATTCACTTAAATAGGAGAAAATACAACATCTACTTGATGccattatagtccagtcaatctatataataagagagagtaggtagggttgtgtttgttcgtgtgttcgtttgttcgtttgttcgcatcaaaacatgtcaacttgtggattgcataccggaaaaacgggaatgatttagatctccaaattttgaacatagattctaaaaatatcaatctcgtgcacctggaagcccaaatttcaattctccttctagatttttcagaattaatgttcaaattcatctatgctaccgtaggctacatgaagttccatagcccaaagtgtgtttttttatgAGCAGGTTATAATGGTGTTATAAGACTACCATTTTTTACGAAcgtctatgtagcgcagcggtaaaaCGCTTGCTTACGGAGCGATAGTTCCTCGAGTCGAATCCCCGAtgcttcccaatttttttgttcttaattttttccctcgaattatattattatcattttttttttaaggaatttgttttcattactattgaacttggattttatcaaataattatttttaatgtaaaactttgccaccagtacaaatgaattggacatagtttTCATGCTGTAGgcatataattgaatttcataagaaaaacatgatagatcacaataaaataagtaataatttatattattcagttataatgtactatcagaatgaatcccagtgaaacgagtattttaggtattttgtttggaattgggaaaacaaaaggctgcctgattcaaattgaggaggatactaatcgaactaaaatttattgatgtattggaaaaatcaatatgattctgtgaggttttcaagtattatgtattcttcagttttctatactataataaaggaaagaactggcttatacacgtaaggaatagggaattatgtttgacgcatcatcacgtctgaaatatactcaactgattaatttgaaattttgcatatagattcttcataaCCGAGGatggcctattttcaaatttcgaatttttattacgtcaagttttcattttgcagttttaaaatagacccttgcgaagcacgggttacctactagtatagACAGAAAAAAgagggtgtgcttgcaatttatgttgtagttctgattttttaatatattacttGGATACATGAGTGAAGTACAGAACAAAACTCTTCAtgcttgtgctagatacagagtggcccaaaaacctttttttggctcattttccagttttcagctatttccgccaaaccCAGTGATCggacaatagtatatttcgcacctcgGTTTtcaagattgagagccggaaaaacatttttgcccgtggtgcgacaaaaataaacacacaaaaataaacaatatatatatatatgagaatagttgtttaccaAGCACTTTCGatagcagaagtggaaggtgatagctctagcaaatctgaggtaatctgaatatcaggaaattgtccaagtattactttccttgccctattaccataggtaaggaaagtattgctttccgaaaaaaattaaggtacctcaatatttctaaatttctatacgtttcaagaacccctgagttcaaaaagtggtttttgggtattggtctgtgtgtgtgtggtgttgtgtgtgtgtgtgtggttgtgtgtgtgtgtgtgtgtgtgtgtgtggtgtgtgtgtgtgtgtgtgtgtgttgtgtgtgtgttgtgtgtgtggtgtgtgtgtgtgtgtgtgtgtgtgtgtgtgtggtgtgtgtgtgtgtgtgtggtgtgtgtgtgtgtgtgtgtgtgttgtgtgtgttgtgtgtgtgtgtgttgtgtgtgtatgagtgtatgtgcgtctgtgtacacgatatctcatctcccaataaattcattgataagttgtatcaactgccacaagtcccatatctgtaaaaattttaggagctccgccccatctatgcaaagttcgattttagattctcaattatcaggcttcagatacgatttaaacaaaaacttccaagtggaaaagattgagtatgaaaatctctacgattaatgtccagtaacattttcacctaaatttgaaaataagcacgtAATTCGAGAAAatctgattattcaattgcaaaatgttggcaactgttgattctattaaatcattcactactgagagatagcagacctcgtgtgtctccagcgttatagtcctgtcaccagctggctgagatgcacgtgaacactagcgtcaggtgatcaatttttataacggcaaggaaagttgtgtgagtgcgccacaccagatttttttgattttttattctgGTTTGTCTaaaaacctaaaagattatgttcaattatgtgggaggttgagtttatacttttttattctttcaaatggcaataagatgatattattataaataatgttttaattattgaataatgaacacaaataatgaaaagttttttgatcagctgttttttgatcacctttcttagttccatgttagcggctgtttatacttttttattctttcaaatgacaataaaatgatattattatgaataatgttttaattattgaatgatgaacacaaataatgaaaagttttttgatcagctgttttttgatcacctttcttagttccatgttagcggctggaagggtactctttccggcctaggccgaaaagaaacctgttctgacgtcagacgagagtcgtctgcaaacaatatctttcagatctacgtagggactgggaaacagctgctttctgtgcagtgtggcgaaaaataataaattgaattgaatttaatgtgATTCTTATATTGTGCAGAAATGTTGAGGAAATATCCCGCTGCGCCAGTACTGATTCGGCTATGTGTGAAAGACTTCATTCTTCCCAATGGTTTTCTAATCAGGAAAGGAACTCAAGTGATGATTCCGGTCTATGCGCTTCAGAAGGATCCCAAATATTTTCCGCAGCCTGATAAATTTGAGCCGGAAAGATTTAGTAAGAGAGCGCCAATCCACAAGATTGTCCCCTTCTCTTTCATGCCCTTTGGTGAGGGACCTCGATATTGTATTGgtgagtatttatttatttatttatttatttatttatttatatttatttatttatttatctatttattatttatttatttatttattatttatttatctatttattatttattatttatttattatctatttatttatctattatttatttatttatctatttatttatttatttatttatttatatttatttattatttatttatttatctatttattatttatttatttattatttattatttatttatttattatttatttattatttatttatttatttattatttattatatttatttatttatttatttatttattatttatttatttatttatttatttatttatttattatttatttatttatttatttatttatttatttatttatttattatttatttatttctttcttctttctttctttctttatttattattatttatttatttatttatttatttatttatttatttatttatctaatcaggatagaggaaagatagcataagccTGACCACTAACTGTAGAATATGCAtgatcaaggtctataaaagcCAGGTCAAGACACGCGTGTTCCCTCAAGGAGCGGCCATTTTGTGCCTATttcatggcggtacatttgaaaattcaatttaattcaattcgcTCGTAACAAAGTCAtgcatttcaaaaacaatattccAGTTCAGATAATTTgtgtgaattgaatttgaagggGGTGTCGGAAACAAAATTTTTGGCTTTGCAGCTCAATTGAGACTATAGTGAGTtagcacagtatcagtttaaactaaatttcattttaaactggattaaaacCATATCAAGTATTGTTCATTACAATGtgaatcatttttactttccttgccctattaccataggtaaggaaaatatcgctttccgaaaaaaatcaaggtagcccaatttctaaatttctatacgtttcaaggtcccctgagtccaaaaaagaggtttttgggttttggtctgtatgtgtgagtgtgtgtgtgtgtgtgtggtgtgtgtggtgtgtgtgtgtgtgtgtgtgtgtgtgtgtggtgtgtgtgtgtgtgtgtgtgtgtatgagtgtatgtgcgtctgtgtacacgatatctcatcacccaattaccgaaataacttgaaatttggaacttaaggtccttataatataaggatacgacacgaacaatttcgatcaaatgcaattcaagatggcggccaaaatggaggaaatgttgtcaaaaacagggtttttcgtgattttctcgaaaacggctccaacgatttttattaaattgatacctaaaatagtcattgataagctctatcaactgctacaagtcccatatctgtagaaattccaggagctgcgccccatctatgcaaagtttgattttagattcacaattatcaggctttagatacaatttgaacaaaaaaaatccaatggaaaagattgagcatgaaaatctctacactTAGTGTTCAGTAAGatattcacctaaaattgaaaataagctcgaaattcgagaaaatgtgattattcaattgcaaactgttggcaactgttgattctattaaatcattcactatgaagagatagcagacttcgtgtgtctgcagcgctattgtcctgtcaccagctgtctcagatcttagaatagtagatttgatatgcgcgggaacactagcgtcagtttgatcaaatttcataagggaaggaaatttgtgtgagtgcgccacaccagctttttcaaaattaatattcaaatttcattcatgagaCATGAATATTCATAccatataatctatatatatataaaagcgaaatggcactcactcactgactgactgactcactcactaactcactcactcactcactcactcactcgcataactaaaaatctaccggaccaaaaacgttcaaatttggtaggtattcagttggccctttagaggcacactaagaaatctttttgcaatattttaactctaagggttttttaagggtttaaagttcgtattttagcatgtatatctttttctccaatctcttaattataattgaaattttcatatcatatgttactatagtaCTATAATCtggatagagtacctcttcgaaacagttgttaactggcaactaaattaataattttgtcaggtggcattaagttgagttgactttgtaggttggcaccaagttgaagatttgaatacatttatcgcggagaaattgattgggcactgctacttcaatcctgggaatattatattactagccgtcaggctcgcttcgctcgccatatccgtttagccagacgtttagtcggaccccgactggattgtcctaacatatgataaaaatgctcaatggaaaatgcaggcgagcgaagcgagcctgctgatctcattctggacgatccagtaaggggtccagggggcggagcctctggcttgacggatatggcgagcgaagcgagcctgacggctagtagtataTAGAACTTTAATCTAGTGAGACCACCTCAAAAAGATGGTTAgatggtaactaaattaataaccagtccaattttgtcaggcatcatgttgaggaaggtttctaaacaatATTTGAGTTTTGTCACTTATTATGTAaataccaagttgaagaacttatctatactataataaaggaaagaacttgcTTGTACAGGTACGGGAAAATTATGtgtgacgcatcatcacgtttaaactactggactgaaataaacttgaaatttgcaaatagattctaattaaccgaggatggctCTAGatctatttcaaactcttctgGATttcactcggtcaagttttcagtttgtcaagttttaaaatagacccttgcggagcacgggttaccagctggttgtaaataaatagataaatgaattatCATTCATGTGTAATTGTTTTTTCTGTTTACAGGTAAACGCTTTGGTATAGCGTCTGTGAAATTGGGACTCATCCACATTTGTCGAAATTCAAGGTTTTGCCAGCAAGCAACACA from Nilaparvata lugens isolate BPH unplaced genomic scaffold, ASM1435652v1 scaffold5782, whole genome shotgun sequence harbors:
- the LOC120356101 gene encoding cytochrome P450 3A19-like, which translates into the protein MASQTFLFILAGHETTSASLCFLLYELAVNQEMQQKLYDEIKAVDGDITYETIKELEYMDMIFNEMLRKYPAAPVLIRLCVKDFILPNGFLIRKGTQVMIPVYALQKDPKYFPQPDKFEPERFSKRAPIHKIVPFSFMPFGEGPRYCIGKRFGIASVKLGLIHICRNSRFCQQATQKSAGN